A single genomic interval of Rhodopseudomonas palustris harbors:
- a CDS encoding c-type cytochrome translates to MRALTLGLSLLLIAGAGRALAADAENGEALAKRWCTGCHVVSDQQRKGTDMAPSFAAIASQANFNEEKLAFFLLEPHPKMSNMALSRDETKDLAAYIAQQKHHH, encoded by the coding sequence ATGCGCGCTTTGACTCTCGGCCTGTCGTTGCTGCTGATCGCCGGCGCCGGACGTGCGCTCGCTGCCGATGCGGAGAACGGTGAAGCGTTGGCCAAGCGCTGGTGCACCGGCTGCCACGTCGTGTCCGACCAGCAGCGCAAGGGCACCGACATGGCGCCGTCGTTCGCCGCGATCGCGTCGCAGGCCAACTTCAACGAAGAGAAGCTGGCCTTCTTCCTGCTTGAGCCGCACCCGAAGATGTCCAACATGGCGCTGAGCCGCGACGAGACCAAGGATCTGGCCGCCTATATCGCGCAGCAGAAGCACCACCACTGA